The Nonlabens spongiae genome contains a region encoding:
- a CDS encoding glycoside hydrolase family 17 protein: MKNLKALVVFALIVGLTSCVQKEDKGADQNEEIELMTKDTKNSSASDILGNKEYHAISYGGYRQTSRTKQPKIKQLKEDLLIMHAMGIRILRTYNVQLAHASNVLEAIKQLKEEDPNFEMYVMLGAWIDCLNAWTELTPDHNQESPNNADEIKRAVALTNKYPDIVKVIAVGNEAMVKWAASYYVQPDVILKWVNHLQSLKKEGTLPADLWITSSDNFASWGGGDRVYHVKALNDLIKAVDFLSVHTYPMHDTHYNPVFWKVMPSETSLTKKEQVKAALLRAKGYAISQTDSVRAYMKSLGIYKPIHIGETGWASYSKGFYGPNGSRANDEYKQALYYDHMRDWTDAQNMSCFFFEAFDEPWKDAGNPDGSENYFGLFTVDGKAKYALWDQVEDGVFEGLGRNGKPITKTFNGNSDKMMQTVKIPAVKQ, from the coding sequence ATGAAAAACCTGAAAGCTCTGGTGGTATTTGCTTTAATCGTGGGTTTAACTTCTTGCGTTCAAAAAGAGGACAAGGGGGCTGATCAAAATGAAGAGATTGAATTGATGACTAAGGATACAAAAAACTCAAGTGCTTCAGATATTTTGGGGAATAAGGAATATCACGCGATTTCCTATGGAGGTTATCGACAAACGAGCAGGACTAAGCAACCTAAAATAAAACAGCTCAAGGAAGATTTATTAATCATGCATGCGATGGGAATACGCATTCTGCGCACCTATAACGTACAATTAGCTCATGCCTCAAATGTTTTAGAAGCCATCAAGCAACTCAAAGAAGAGGATCCGAATTTTGAGATGTATGTGATGCTGGGAGCTTGGATCGATTGCTTGAATGCCTGGACAGAACTCACTCCAGATCACAATCAAGAAAGTCCAAATAATGCAGATGAGATCAAGAGAGCAGTAGCGCTGACAAATAAATATCCCGACATCGTCAAAGTGATCGCAGTGGGTAATGAAGCTATGGTTAAATGGGCAGCGAGCTACTATGTCCAGCCTGATGTGATTCTGAAATGGGTGAATCATTTACAGAGCCTGAAGAAAGAAGGCACTTTGCCAGCAGATTTATGGATCACCAGTTCTGATAATTTTGCCTCTTGGGGTGGAGGTGACCGAGTGTACCATGTAAAAGCTTTGAACGATTTGATCAAAGCCGTAGATTTTTTATCGGTGCATACCTATCCCATGCACGATACCCACTATAATCCCGTGTTCTGGAAAGTCATGCCTTCAGAGACCTCATTGACCAAAAAAGAACAAGTTAAAGCAGCCTTGCTTCGCGCAAAAGGTTATGCGATAAGCCAGACTGATAGTGTCAGAGCATACATGAAAAGCCTGGGGATCTATAAACCCATTCACATAGGAGAAACGGGATGGGCGAGTTATTCAAAAGGTTTTTATGGACCTAACGGTTCCAGAGCAAATGACGAGTATAAACAAGCCTTGTACTATGACCACATGCGCGACTGGACTGATGCTCAAAACATGTCTTGCTTCTTTTTTGAAGCTTTTGACGAGCCGTGGAAAGATGCTGGCAATCCAGATGGTAGCGAAAATTACTTTGGACTGTTTACCGTAGATGGAAAAGCAAAATATGCGCTTTGGGATCAAGTGGAGGATGGAGTTTTTGAAGGCTTGGGCCGCAATGGAAAACCCATCACTAAAACCTTCAACGGAAATAGCGATAAAATGATGCAGACCGTAAAAATCCCTGCGGTCAAACAATAA
- a CDS encoding MFS transporter — protein sequence MATLVKSRKGKVPLGQKAAFGAGHLVNNLIPGILGVFVVILKSADGFGMDTVLAGLIVGIPRLFDALTDPVMGYISDNTSSRFGRRRPYILTGAILSGIIFTILWQVHGDADHMFNFWYLLIFSILLVFGNTIFSTPLIALGYEMTSDYKERTRLMSFANTIGQVAWMLVPFLYVLIPDTNFFENQPEGVRTIAIISGLVIILLGVMPAIFCRGIDASKMEGREDVSFKGVLNSFGKIFSGIKVVLKNKPFVKLCIATFLVFNGFQIVAEFGVFIINFYMFDGDWGASKWWVALFPAVTAAYTAFIAIPIINWMANKYGKRKAFIIATFISVIGYVLKWWGFDPENYYMIFLPIPLMAFGMGCLFTLMMSMTADVCDLDELNNGMPRKEGTFGAIYWWMIKVGQGIALVFSGVILKVLGYDPESTTQTAESLTGMRITDIALPVITALLAIWVMKTYSLDEKRAQEIKEELVRRRGEL from the coding sequence ATGGCAACATTAGTCAAATCAAGGAAAGGAAAAGTGCCTTTGGGTCAGAAAGCCGCTTTTGGTGCTGGTCATTTAGTTAATAACCTCATACCTGGAATTTTAGGGGTTTTTGTGGTAATTCTCAAATCTGCAGATGGGTTCGGAATGGATACGGTGCTTGCGGGTTTAATAGTTGGTATACCTCGTTTATTTGATGCATTAACAGATCCAGTAATGGGATATATCTCTGATAATACAAGCTCTAGATTTGGCCGACGTCGCCCTTATATTTTGACTGGAGCTATTTTGTCGGGTATCATCTTTACCATTCTCTGGCAAGTCCACGGTGATGCTGATCATATGTTCAATTTTTGGTATTTGCTGATTTTCTCAATTCTGTTAGTTTTTGGAAATACGATATTTTCTACTCCATTAATAGCTCTCGGTTATGAGATGACTTCGGACTATAAAGAGCGCACTCGCTTAATGAGTTTTGCAAATACTATAGGGCAGGTAGCTTGGATGTTAGTACCATTTCTATATGTACTGATTCCTGATACGAACTTTTTTGAAAACCAACCGGAAGGAGTTCGCACTATCGCAATTATATCTGGTTTGGTAATTATTTTATTAGGTGTCATGCCAGCAATTTTTTGTAGAGGTATAGACGCGAGTAAAATGGAAGGTAGGGAAGATGTTTCTTTCAAAGGAGTTCTCAACAGTTTTGGTAAAATTTTCAGCGGTATTAAGGTAGTTCTAAAGAATAAACCATTTGTAAAACTGTGTATTGCTACTTTCCTAGTGTTTAACGGCTTTCAAATTGTAGCTGAGTTCGGAGTCTTTATTATCAATTTCTACATGTTTGATGGAGATTGGGGTGCTTCAAAATGGTGGGTTGCATTATTTCCCGCAGTGACCGCAGCGTATACCGCATTTATTGCTATACCAATTATTAACTGGATGGCAAATAAGTACGGTAAAAGAAAAGCATTCATTATCGCTACTTTCATTTCAGTCATAGGTTATGTGTTGAAATGGTGGGGATTTGATCCTGAGAATTACTACATGATATTCCTTCCCATTCCCCTTATGGCATTTGGGATGGGATGTCTATTCACTCTTATGATGTCCATGACCGCTGATGTGTGTGATCTAGACGAACTCAACAACGGTATGCCTAGAAAAGAAGGGACATTTGGAGCAATTTATTGGTGGATGATTAAAGTAGGACAAGGTATTGCCCTGGTCTTTTCAGGTGTTATCCTGAAGGTTTTAGGTTATGATCCAGAAAGCACCACTCAAACTGCAGAATCCTTGACTGGAATGAGAATCACAGATATTGCATTACCGGTTATAACTGCACTTCTAGCAATATGGGTAATGAAAACTTATAGTCTAGATGAAAAGCGTGCACAAGAAATTAAAGAAGAACTTGTCAGAAGGCGAGGAGAACTCTAA
- a CDS encoding glycoside hydrolase family 17 protein: protein MSYRSGHFYTSDDTKGFEEKGINLTKYKSDDLSKLWRKTLENGMHGICFSMYEDGQEPGDNITEAQVERRINILKPYSKWIRSFSCIEGNEYVPRVAKRHGLKNLVGAWLSDDLEKNEEEIEALIGLAKEGCVDIAAVGNEVLYRKELTLEQLLDYMKRVKYAVGPEIPVGYVDAYYEFTDHPELVDASDVILSNCYPYWEGCPIEHSLNHMKAMHGQASHAAAGKPVIITECGWPSEGGGLKGAKASKENAMKYFIDAQKWSREENIPMFYFSSFDESWKTGAEGDVGAYWGLWDKHEKLKF from the coding sequence ATGTCATACAGATCAGGACACTTTTATACCAGTGATGATACAAAAGGTTTTGAAGAGAAAGGAATCAACCTTACCAAATACAAGTCAGACGATCTGAGCAAATTGTGGCGCAAAACCTTAGAAAACGGTATGCACGGCATCTGTTTTAGTATGTATGAAGACGGTCAGGAACCGGGAGATAACATTACAGAAGCTCAAGTAGAAAGGCGCATCAATATCCTGAAACCTTACTCAAAATGGATCAGGTCCTTCTCGTGTATAGAAGGTAATGAGTATGTCCCAAGAGTTGCCAAACGACATGGTTTGAAAAATTTGGTCGGAGCGTGGCTCAGCGATGACCTTGAAAAAAATGAGGAAGAAATTGAGGCACTTATAGGTCTTGCCAAAGAAGGTTGCGTAGATATCGCCGCAGTAGGAAACGAGGTTTTGTATCGCAAGGAGCTAACTCTAGAACAGCTGCTCGATTACATGAAACGCGTAAAATATGCGGTAGGTCCAGAAATTCCTGTTGGCTATGTGGATGCTTATTATGAATTTACTGATCACCCAGAGTTGGTTGATGCCAGCGACGTAATTTTGAGTAATTGCTACCCGTACTGGGAAGGTTGTCCCATTGAGCATTCTCTCAATCACATGAAGGCTATGCATGGTCAGGCGAGTCATGCCGCGGCAGGTAAACCCGTGATCATTACCGAATGTGGCTGGCCCAGCGAGGGTGGTGGATTAAAAGGAGCTAAAGCTTCAAAGGAAAACGCCATGAAATACTTTATCGATGCCCAAAAATGGTCTCGTGAGGAAAACATCCCTATGTTCTATTTTTCAAGTTTTGATGAGAGTTGGAAAACGGGCGCAGAAGGCGACGTGGGCGCCTACTGGGGACTTTGGGATAAGCATGAAAAGTTGAAATTTTAG
- the idi gene encoding isopentenyl-diphosphate Delta-isomerase translates to MVEQVILVNENDEKVGLMEKIEAHEKALLHRAFSVFVINDNNEIMLQQRAHDKYHSPGLWTNTCCSHQRDGESNIAAGRRRLQEEMGFTTDLKELFNFIYIAPFDNGLTEHELDHVMVGSFNGEPQLNPDEAADYKWMTADDIKKDIAQNPDIYTEWFKIIFDKYYNHIS, encoded by the coding sequence ATAGTGGAGCAAGTCATACTGGTAAACGAGAACGACGAGAAGGTCGGTCTCATGGAGAAAATTGAGGCGCATGAAAAAGCATTATTGCATCGTGCGTTTTCGGTTTTTGTGATAAATGATAACAACGAGATCATGTTGCAGCAACGAGCGCATGATAAATACCACAGTCCAGGTTTGTGGACTAATACCTGTTGCAGCCACCAGCGTGACGGAGAGTCTAACATCGCTGCCGGCCGTCGTCGATTGCAGGAAGAGATGGGATTCACAACCGACTTGAAAGAACTTTTCAATTTCATCTACATAGCACCTTTTGACAATGGCTTGACGGAACATGAGCTGGATCACGTCATGGTGGGAAGTTTCAACGGTGAGCCACAATTGAATCCAGATGAGGCTGCAGACTATAAATGGATGACTGCAGATGATATCAAGAAAGATATTGCCCAGAATCCTGACATTTATACAGAATGGTTTAAAATCATTTTTGATAAATACTACAATCACATCTCATGA
- a CDS encoding 6-pyruvoyl trahydropterin synthase family protein — protein MRLTAYRKAHFNAAHRLYRKNWSDEKNEEVFGKCSNPHFHGHNYDLEVGVTGEVDPETGYLIDLKILKDIIRDEVEDYMDHKNLNEEVPEFATMIPTAEHIAYVIYNRIKAKLEDRFELEIKLYETPRNFVVYKGG, from the coding sequence ATGAGACTCACTGCCTACAGAAAAGCCCACTTTAATGCCGCTCACCGCTTGTACCGCAAGAACTGGAGCGATGAGAAAAATGAAGAGGTTTTTGGTAAGTGTAGTAACCCACATTTTCATGGGCATAATTATGACCTTGAGGTAGGAGTGACCGGTGAAGTAGATCCTGAGACCGGTTATCTGATTGATCTCAAAATCCTCAAGGACATTATCAGAGATGAGGTAGAAGACTACATGGATCATAAAAACCTGAACGAGGAAGTTCCTGAATTTGCGACCATGATACCCACCGCAGAGCATATTGCCTATGTGATTTACAACCGCATCAAAGCCAAGCTTGAAGATCGGTTTGAGCTTGAGATCAAACTTTATGAGACGCCACGCAATTTTGTGGTGTATAAGGGTGGTTGA
- a CDS encoding DUF4369 domain-containing protein, giving the protein MRNLIYILAALIVISCGDESAEVGTVTIKGNIEGLKVGNVLLQKVADTSLITLDSVALDGSSEFKLSGALEEPELMYLHLDVKDGAKYDDRIAFFAEDTVLTFSSTLEDFEKDYTLEGSENHNILMEFNVNKKRLDELYTELVKRSIALDNQESPVDPAELDKLDEDYNKYLRKRVLYAINFAQRFKDKEVAPYLLVSEAFDANPILLDSAYQKMPKKIQTSRYGKQLSELIKSSKENL; this is encoded by the coding sequence ATGAGAAATCTTATTTATATACTCGCAGCCTTAATCGTAATCTCTTGTGGAGATGAGTCTGCAGAAGTGGGAACGGTAACCATAAAAGGAAATATAGAAGGCCTTAAAGTAGGCAATGTCTTATTGCAAAAAGTAGCTGATACGAGCTTGATTACACTCGATTCAGTAGCACTGGACGGCTCGTCAGAATTCAAGCTTTCTGGAGCTCTGGAAGAACCAGAATTAATGTATCTACATCTTGATGTTAAAGATGGTGCCAAATATGATGACCGTATTGCATTCTTTGCTGAAGACACTGTACTTACCTTCTCATCCACGCTAGAGGACTTTGAAAAAGATTACACTCTAGAGGGATCAGAAAATCACAATATTTTAATGGAATTCAACGTGAATAAAAAGCGTCTCGACGAACTTTACACAGAGCTTGTGAAGCGCAGTATAGCACTTGATAATCAAGAGAGTCCAGTAGACCCAGCAGAACTCGATAAACTTGACGAGGATTACAATAAATATCTTAGAAAGAGAGTGCTCTACGCGATCAACTTTGCGCAGCGTTTTAAAGACAAAGAGGTAGCGCCCTACCTTTTAGTTTCTGAAGCATTTGACGCCAATCCTATCTTGCTGGACAGTGCCTATCAAAAGATGCCAAAAAAAATTCAGACGAGCCGTTATGGAAAACAGCTGTCTGAATTAATAAAAAGTTCTAAGGAAAATTTATAG